The proteins below come from a single Ruegeria sp. SCSIO 43209 genomic window:
- the chrA gene encoding chromate efflux transporter, with protein MTPSYQELIRVFGRIGLLSFGGPAAQISLMHQELVERRPWLDEQTYLRALSLCMLLPGPEAMQLATYAGWRLRGVAGGLIAGSLFVLPGALVIALLVLLYAAYGTLPLVQAGFLGIKATVIIIVLQALLNLSRKALTDVEHRVIAGLAFLGIFVFNLPFPLIILCAAVWGFVTSKDDMRVAVQASPTLANPVRTAVFWLILWLGPLFVLSLSGQELLSDLGWFFARLAVVTFGGAYAVLAYMTQTVVETYQWISTDQMIDALGLAETTPGPLILVTQFVAMLSGQIAGGASLALAAGIVALWATFVPCFLWIFLAAPHLDRIAARPRLGAAMHGITAAVVGVILNLSVWFGLNVLFTSIPGWHRGPVSIPLPDPSSLEFSALVLTVLAGLLIFRMKSGLATTLGIMVLAGLGMQIL; from the coding sequence ATGACCCCTTCATATCAAGAGTTGATCAGGGTGTTTGGGCGCATCGGGCTGCTGTCCTTCGGCGGCCCCGCCGCTCAGATCTCACTCATGCATCAGGAGCTGGTTGAAAGGCGCCCCTGGCTGGACGAACAGACCTATCTGCGCGCGCTTTCCTTATGCATGCTGTTGCCGGGTCCCGAGGCCATGCAGCTTGCCACTTATGCAGGATGGCGGCTGCGCGGAGTGGCCGGTGGGTTAATCGCAGGCAGTTTGTTTGTACTGCCGGGTGCTCTGGTGATCGCGCTGTTGGTTTTGCTCTATGCGGCCTATGGCACATTGCCTTTGGTTCAAGCCGGATTCTTGGGCATCAAGGCCACGGTGATCATCATCGTCCTGCAAGCATTACTGAACCTATCGAGGAAAGCGCTTACAGACGTCGAGCACCGGGTTATCGCGGGCCTAGCCTTTTTGGGGATCTTTGTCTTCAACCTGCCCTTCCCTCTAATCATACTGTGCGCTGCCGTTTGGGGATTCGTGACTTCGAAAGACGACATGCGCGTTGCCGTTCAAGCCAGCCCAACACTTGCCAATCCTGTTCGCACAGCGGTTTTCTGGCTTATTCTTTGGCTGGGGCCGTTGTTTGTGCTGTCTTTGAGCGGTCAGGAACTGCTCAGCGATCTGGGCTGGTTCTTTGCCCGCCTTGCGGTTGTAACTTTTGGCGGTGCCTATGCGGTGCTGGCCTATATGACCCAGACCGTGGTCGAAACCTACCAATGGATCAGCACGGACCAGATGATCGACGCGCTAGGTCTGGCCGAAACCACGCCTGGGCCACTGATTCTGGTGACTCAGTTTGTGGCCATGCTTAGCGGTCAGATTGCCGGAGGCGCCTCGCTGGCTTTGGCGGCTGGCATTGTCGCTCTATGGGCGACGTTTGTACCGTGTTTTCTGTGGATTTTTCTTGCAGCCCCGCATCTGGACAGAATCGCCGCGCGTCCGCGTCTTGGGGCCGCGATGCACGGAATCACAGCTGCGGTCGTCGGAGTGATTCTCAACCTCTCCGTGTGGTTCGGGCTAAACGTCTTGTTCACCTCAATTCCGGGGTGGCATAGGGGACCAGTTTCTATCCCCCTACCCGACCCTTCGTCGCTTGAATTCAGCGCACTTGTGCTGACCGTTCTGGCTGGCCTGTTGATTTTCCGTATGAAATCCGGTTTAGCAACCACACTTGGTATCATGGTTCTGGCCGGACTAGGCATGCAGATTTTGTAA
- a CDS encoding SspB family protein has protein sequence MSQDIDYGNLMHTAMRGLIKTVLTDVSETGLPGSHHFFITFDTRHEGVELADWLRERYPGEMTIVMQHWFENLEVGDDGFSITLNFGDAPEPLYIPYLAIKTFVDPSVEFGLRFESPEDEDEEIHVTEEAPIELEAEEAEPQHDADVVSLDSFRK, from the coding sequence ATGTCGCAAGACATCGACTACGGGAATCTGATGCACACGGCCATGCGAGGCCTGATCAAGACCGTCCTGACCGACGTGTCCGAAACCGGCCTGCCCGGTTCGCATCATTTCTTTATCACTTTTGATACACGGCATGAGGGCGTTGAGTTGGCCGATTGGCTGCGTGAGCGCTATCCAGGCGAGATGACGATTGTCATGCAGCACTGGTTCGAAAACCTCGAAGTCGGTGACGATGGCTTTTCGATTACGCTGAATTTCGGGGATGCGCCGGAACCCCTTTACATCCCCTATCTGGCGATCAAGACCTTCGTAGATCCTTCGGTTGAGTTTGGCTTGCGCTTTGAAAGCCCGGAAGACGAGGACGAAGAGATCCATGTGACGGAAGAAGCCCCGATTGAGCTTGAGGCCGAAGAGGCAGAACCTCAGCATGATGCGGATGTGGTCTCGCTGGACAGCTTCCGGAAATGA
- a CDS encoding ribbon-helix-helix domain-containing protein produces the protein MSGRPVKRSLTLQGHRTSVSLEDEFWQAFRDIAREKDIPINVLAANIDAERDPETGLASAIRVFILKWYRQTD, from the coding sequence ATGAGTGGACGTCCTGTCAAACGCTCCCTGACCTTGCAAGGTCATCGAACATCCGTTTCGCTTGAGGATGAGTTCTGGCAAGCCTTCCGTGATATCGCGCGGGAAAAAGATATCCCAATCAATGTCCTGGCGGCAAATATTGATGCAGAGCGCGACCCGGAAACCGGACTGGCTTCGGCCATTCGTGTCTTCATTCTGAAATGGTATCGTCAAACCGATTGA
- a CDS encoding sulfurtransferase TusA family protein: MTNEIETLDALGLLCPLPVLKARKRLKSLPAGGMLRVLADDPAAIIDVPHFCTESGHTLVSQDTVDGHQIYVIQKSA, translated from the coding sequence ATGACCAATGAGATTGAAACACTGGATGCGTTGGGATTGTTGTGCCCCCTGCCTGTTTTGAAGGCTCGGAAGCGCCTGAAATCCTTGCCTGCGGGGGGTATGCTGCGCGTGCTGGCCGATGATCCAGCCGCGATTATCGACGTACCGCATTTCTGCACCGAATCTGGCCACACACTTGTCTCGCAAGATACAGTGGATGGTCATCAGATATATGTGATCCAAAAATCGGCCTGA
- a CDS encoding cytochrome c biogenesis CcdA family protein has translation MFGIEIIDAGLLPAMFIAMLGGLISFLSPCVLPIVPPYLAYMSGVTINEMQDEARARRKATLAALFFVLGLSTVFLLLGFTASVFGAFVLQNQVLFAKLSGAVVIVFGLHFLNVFRIPLLDREARVDTGDSSGSVFGAYILGLAFAFGWTPCIGPQLGAILSLAASEASVTRGTVLLGVYAAGLGIPFLLAAMFLNRSMAVMNRIKPHMGTIEKVMGGLLLFVGIMLVTGLFTEFSWWLLETFPALANLG, from the coding sequence ATGTTCGGAATTGAGATCATAGACGCGGGCCTTCTGCCTGCCATGTTTATCGCCATGCTGGGCGGGTTGATAAGTTTTCTGTCTCCCTGCGTGCTGCCGATTGTGCCACCGTACCTCGCGTATATGAGCGGTGTAACTATCAACGAGATGCAGGATGAGGCGCGCGCGCGGCGCAAGGCGACCCTGGCGGCACTGTTTTTTGTTTTGGGTCTATCGACAGTGTTCCTGCTGCTAGGCTTTACAGCCTCGGTCTTTGGGGCGTTTGTTCTTCAGAATCAGGTGCTTTTCGCCAAACTCTCGGGCGCTGTCGTCATTGTCTTTGGCCTGCACTTTCTGAACGTGTTCCGTATTCCTTTGTTGGATCGTGAGGCACGCGTTGATACGGGTGACTCCAGCGGATCTGTGTTCGGGGCATATATTCTGGGACTGGCCTTCGCCTTCGGTTGGACGCCGTGTATCGGCCCACAATTAGGTGCAATCTTGTCGCTGGCCGCCTCCGAGGCATCAGTCACGCGTGGCACCGTATTGCTTGGCGTATATGCGGCAGGCCTGGGCATTCCATTCTTGCTGGCTGCGATGTTCCTGAACCGCTCGATGGCGGTTATGAACCGCATCAAACCGCATATGGGCACAATCGAGAAGGTGATGGGCGGGCTGCTGCTTTTTGTCGGCATCATGCTTGTCACCGGTTTGTTCACCGAATTCAGCTGGTGGCTGCTGGAAACATTTCCGGCTTTGGCAAACCTCGGTTAA
- the fumC gene encoding class II fumarate hydratase, which produces MSQTRTESDSFGPLEVPADKYWGAQTQRSIMNFPIGWEKQPVAIVRALGVIKKACAIENKAIGKLDAKIADAIIQAAGEVFEGKFDDNFPLVVWQTGSGTQSNMNSNEVIANRAIEIMGGEIGSKDPVHPNDHCNMGQSSNDTFPTAMHIATAMSVRDVLMPGLEKFASALEAKAKEFAGIIKIGRTHTQDATPLTLEQEFGGYAHQIRQGIARVEAAMPGIYELAQGGTAVGTGLNTHGGWDEAVAKNMADITGLPFVTAPNKFEALAAHDAMVFLSGALATIAGSCYKIANDIRLLGSGPRSGLGELILPENEPGSSIMPGKVNPTQAEALTQVAAHVMGNDAAMKFAGSQGHFQLNVYNPMMSYNLLQSIQLLGDATDSFTERMLLGIKANEPRIDKLMKESLMLVTALAPTIGYDNATTVAKTAHKNGTTLKEEAIALGFVDEATFDAVVRPEHMIGPKD; this is translated from the coding sequence ATGTCTCAAACCCGCACTGAATCCGACAGCTTTGGCCCGCTTGAGGTGCCTGCCGATAAGTACTGGGGCGCGCAAACGCAGCGTTCGATCATGAACTTCCCCATCGGCTGGGAAAAGCAGCCCGTCGCCATCGTGCGCGCGTTGGGTGTGATCAAAAAGGCCTGTGCAATTGAAAACAAAGCCATCGGCAAGCTGGACGCCAAGATCGCCGACGCGATCATACAAGCGGCCGGTGAAGTGTTCGAAGGCAAGTTTGACGACAACTTTCCTCTGGTCGTATGGCAAACCGGCTCGGGCACGCAATCCAATATGAACTCGAACGAGGTCATTGCGAACCGCGCGATTGAGATTATGGGTGGCGAGATTGGCTCGAAAGATCCCGTTCACCCGAATGATCACTGCAATATGGGTCAATCCTCGAACGATACTTTCCCCACCGCGATGCACATCGCCACAGCGATGAGTGTGCGCGATGTGTTGATGCCCGGGCTTGAGAAGTTCGCCTCGGCGCTGGAAGCCAAGGCAAAAGAGTTTGCCGGTATCATCAAGATCGGCCGCACCCATACGCAGGATGCCACGCCGTTGACGTTGGAACAGGAATTCGGCGGGTATGCGCACCAAATCCGTCAGGGCATTGCGCGTGTAGAAGCTGCGATGCCCGGTATCTATGAACTGGCTCAAGGCGGTACTGCTGTGGGTACCGGTTTGAACACGCATGGCGGCTGGGATGAGGCTGTCGCCAAGAATATGGCCGATATCACCGGCCTGCCCTTTGTGACCGCGCCGAACAAATTCGAAGCTCTGGCCGCACATGATGCCATGGTCTTTTTGTCAGGCGCTTTGGCCACGATTGCCGGTTCCTGCTACAAGATTGCCAACGATATCCGTCTGTTGGGTTCGGGGCCCCGCTCAGGATTGGGTGAGCTTATCCTGCCCGAAAACGAGCCCGGTTCCTCCATCATGCCCGGAAAGGTGAACCCGACACAGGCCGAAGCGCTGACTCAGGTGGCCGCGCATGTGATGGGCAACGACGCAGCAATGAAGTTTGCAGGCTCGCAGGGCCATTTCCAGTTGAACGTCTACAACCCGATGATGTCCTATAACCTGCTGCAGTCGATCCAGCTGCTCGGCGATGCAACCGACAGCTTTACGGAGCGGATGTTGTTGGGCATCAAAGCCAACGAGCCACGCATCGACAAGCTGATGAAGGAATCCCTGATGCTGGTGACTGCTCTGGCACCGACAATCGGGTATGACAACGCCACGACCGTCGCCAAAACAGCGCACAAGAACGGCACAACACTTAAGGAAGAAGCCATTGCGTTGGGCTTTGTGGACGAGGCTACGTTTGATGCGGTTGTACGGCCCGAGCATATGATTGGACCCAAGGACTGA
- a CDS encoding DUF4169 family protein yields the protein MGKPVNLNRFRKEKARAEKKACADANAAKHGQSKADRTVVKLQQDRQRRDLDGHKVDE from the coding sequence ATGGGTAAACCGGTTAACCTGAACCGGTTTCGAAAAGAAAAAGCGCGGGCTGAAAAAAAGGCCTGCGCGGATGCAAACGCTGCGAAACACGGACAATCCAAAGCCGACAGGACCGTTGTAAAGCTGCAGCAAGACCGGCAGCGCCGGGACCTTGACGGTCACAAGGTCGACGAATGA
- a CDS encoding cytochrome P450 — protein sequence MTPPKPEARPDKVSLWRYLRLFRQDLLSAQPQRLYRAWMAEFRTPFFRSYMVNQPDLIRAVLKERPDAFPKSNRISEGLRPLLGRSVFLTNGEVWKRQRRIIDPAFEGGRLKDTFPAMLNAAQACADRLSGRVGQRVECEEITSHVAADVIFRTLFSVPIEHEVAAQVFDKFRIYQREQPLLNLAAFVPVPSWMPRFHSRKTRQTASEIRDLISRLTDERAIAIENGSAPDDLATKIMTTTDPETGDRFDAQEMVDQVAIFFLAGHETSASALAWTLYLMAMHPDWQEKLAEEAKALDMPKFSTLSQLKLSRDVFREALRLYPPVPMIVREATCPERFRDRDISQGSQIVVSPWHLHRHERLWDRPDDFDPTRWTTENGKKCQREAYIPFSAGPRVCTGAGFAMVEGPLILSMLLRRYRFETIPDETPVPVAHLTVRSKDGIWLRLVER from the coding sequence ATGACGCCCCCAAAGCCCGAAGCACGACCGGATAAAGTCTCGCTGTGGCGGTATCTACGTCTGTTTCGGCAAGACTTGCTGTCTGCTCAGCCCCAGCGTCTATATCGAGCATGGATGGCTGAATTCCGAACGCCGTTCTTTCGCTCATATATGGTCAACCAACCCGATCTGATCCGCGCTGTTCTGAAAGAGCGCCCGGATGCGTTTCCAAAATCAAATCGCATCAGCGAAGGCTTACGCCCCTTATTGGGCCGGTCCGTGTTCCTGACCAATGGCGAAGTCTGGAAACGGCAGCGCAGGATCATTGATCCCGCCTTTGAAGGCGGACGTTTGAAAGACACGTTTCCCGCAATGTTAAATGCGGCGCAGGCTTGTGCGGATCGGCTTTCAGGCAGAGTTGGGCAGAGGGTGGAATGTGAAGAAATCACAAGCCATGTCGCGGCGGATGTGATTTTCCGCACCCTGTTCTCGGTTCCCATCGAACATGAGGTTGCCGCGCAGGTCTTCGATAAATTCCGAATCTATCAGCGCGAACAGCCCTTGCTGAACCTGGCCGCATTCGTTCCGGTTCCAAGCTGGATGCCCCGATTTCATTCTCGCAAAACTCGCCAAACCGCCAGCGAGATTCGGGATCTGATCAGCCGATTGACGGATGAACGCGCTATAGCAATCGAAAACGGGTCGGCCCCCGATGATCTGGCCACCAAGATAATGACGACAACAGACCCGGAAACCGGAGACCGGTTTGATGCGCAGGAAATGGTCGATCAGGTCGCCATCTTCTTTTTGGCGGGGCATGAAACCAGCGCGTCTGCACTGGCTTGGACGCTCTATCTGATGGCGATGCATCCGGACTGGCAGGAAAAGCTGGCTGAGGAAGCGAAAGCTCTGGACATGCCCAAGTTTTCTACCTTGTCCCAACTGAAACTCAGCCGCGATGTGTTTCGTGAAGCTTTGCGCCTGTATCCACCAGTTCCAATGATTGTGCGCGAGGCGACATGTCCTGAACGCTTCCGTGATCGGGATATTTCGCAGGGTTCTCAGATCGTTGTAAGCCCCTGGCACTTACATCGGCACGAAAGGCTTTGGGACCGGCCGGACGATTTCGACCCCACGCGATGGACGACGGAAAACGGAAAGAAATGCCAGCGCGAGGCCTATATTCCCTTTTCGGCTGGCCCCCGGGTCTGCACGGGCGCAGGGTTCGCGATGGTAGAAGGTCCTTTGATCTTATCGATGCTCTTGCGTCGTTACCGATTCGAAACAATACCAGACGAAACGCCGGTACCGGTCGCGCATTTGACCGTCAGATCGAAAGACGGAATTTGGTTGCGCTTGGTTGAGCGCTAA
- a CDS encoding fructose bisphosphate aldolase, with amino-acid sequence MSKAEQRAQMSEGAGFIAALDQSGGSTPKALALYGVEASDYGSDEEMFGEIQKMRARIILADDFTKDKVIGAILFERTLGEEIDGKKVADYLWSEKGIVPFLKIDKGLEDEANGVQMMKPIPGLAETLSKADGVFGTKERSVIHEANAQGIADVVAQQFQVARVVTDAGMVPIVEPEVNIHSETKAEAEDILKSEILKNLDQLVEGQEVMLKLTIPSQANLYDEVADHPRVLRVVALSGGYSTEQACDLLGQNSKMIASFSRALTEGLSKQQSDAEFNAALGGNIDNIYRASI; translated from the coding sequence ATGTCGAAAGCAGAACAGCGCGCGCAGATGTCCGAAGGCGCAGGATTTATCGCAGCACTGGACCAAAGCGGCGGTTCAACCCCCAAAGCGCTGGCTTTGTATGGTGTTGAAGCATCGGATTACGGATCAGACGAAGAGATGTTCGGCGAGATTCAGAAGATGCGCGCTCGGATCATTCTGGCTGACGATTTCACCAAGGATAAAGTGATTGGTGCGATCCTGTTCGAACGGACCTTGGGCGAAGAAATCGACGGCAAGAAGGTCGCGGATTACCTGTGGTCCGAAAAAGGTATCGTGCCATTTCTGAAAATCGACAAAGGACTTGAGGATGAGGCAAACGGTGTTCAGATGATGAAGCCGATCCCGGGTCTGGCTGAGACGTTGTCCAAAGCAGATGGTGTTTTTGGCACCAAGGAACGTTCCGTTATCCACGAAGCCAACGCGCAGGGCATTGCCGACGTTGTCGCGCAGCAGTTCCAGGTCGCACGCGTGGTCACTGATGCGGGAATGGTCCCAATTGTCGAGCCTGAGGTAAACATCCACTCGGAAACCAAGGCCGAGGCTGAGGACATTCTGAAATCAGAAATTCTGAAGAACCTGGATCAATTGGTCGAGGGTCAGGAAGTGATGCTGAAGCTGACGATCCCCAGCCAGGCCAACCTGTATGATGAGGTGGCTGATCACCCGCGCGTCCTGCGTGTTGTGGCGCTGTCCGGCGGATACTCGACCGAGCAGGCCTGCGACCTGCTTGGCCAAAACAGCAAGATGATCGCGTCGTTTTCGCGCGCACTGACCGAAGGGCTGTCCAAACAGCAATCTGACGCAGAATTCAATGCAGCGCTCGGCGGTAATATCGACAATATCTACCGCGCCTCGATCTGA
- a CDS encoding DNA-3-methyladenine glycosylase I yields the protein MNDLATGPDGKPRCSWCNAAPEFFDYHDNEWGYPVSDDRRLFEKLCLESFQSGLSWRTILSKRENFRAAFRYFDFNKIAEFSDADINRLLHDKGIVRHRGKIEAVINNARRVQDLIADEGSLAAYVWRYEPSAPPAPQSASTSKESIAMSKDLKKRGWKFVGPTTIFAFMQAMGLINDHAKGCVMREKAAQLRRDFIKPE from the coding sequence ATGAACGATTTGGCAACGGGCCCAGATGGAAAACCTCGGTGTTCGTGGTGCAACGCCGCCCCCGAATTCTTTGACTATCATGATAACGAATGGGGATATCCGGTTTCCGATGACAGACGACTGTTTGAGAAACTGTGCCTCGAGAGCTTTCAGTCAGGCTTGAGTTGGCGCACCATTCTGTCAAAACGCGAGAATTTCAGGGCAGCGTTTAGATACTTTGATTTTAACAAGATAGCAGAATTTTCTGATGCAGATATCAATCGACTTCTGCACGACAAAGGCATCGTGCGACACCGCGGCAAGATTGAAGCCGTGATCAACAACGCCCGCCGCGTGCAGGACCTAATCGCTGACGAGGGATCATTGGCCGCTTATGTCTGGAGGTACGAGCCTTCGGCGCCACCCGCCCCGCAAAGCGCTTCCACATCGAAAGAATCCATCGCGATGTCGAAAGATCTGAAAAAACGTGGTTGGAAATTCGTAGGCCCCACCACGATCTTTGCCTTTATGCAGGCCATGGGGTTGATCAATGATCACGCCAAAGGATGTGTCATGCGCGAAAAAGCGGCGCAATTACGCCGCGATTTCATCAAGCCCGAATAG